From the Streptomyces nigrescens genome, one window contains:
- a CDS encoding DeoR/GlpR family DNA-binding transcription regulator, which yields MASTDRLGQITDAVREAGQLSVAELAGLTGASEMTIRRDLELLSGQGVLERYRGGARSLLLRGEEPPFTLRAQEGLEAKRRLAAEVAELIADGESVVIDSGTTCLEVARALAHRRLTVMPLSLHAANALTGAPQLQLLLPGGAPRPVELALTGPLAEASLGALRFDTAVLGCCGLNTANGLTAYDLADAAVKRAAIASARRVIAVAEAAKFTRTALAHVMEVSALDAVVTEGSAPAEELEALAAAQVTVRQV from the coding sequence ATGGCGAGCACAGATCGACTGGGACAGATCACCGATGCCGTGCGCGAGGCCGGGCAGCTGAGCGTCGCGGAACTGGCCGGTCTCACCGGGGCCTCGGAGATGACCATCCGTCGCGACCTGGAACTCCTTTCCGGCCAGGGCGTCCTGGAGCGTTACCGGGGCGGGGCCAGAAGTCTGCTGCTGCGAGGGGAGGAACCCCCGTTCACCCTGCGCGCACAGGAGGGGCTGGAGGCCAAGCGCCGCCTCGCCGCCGAGGTCGCCGAGCTGATCGCCGACGGCGAGTCCGTCGTGATCGACAGCGGTACCACCTGCCTGGAGGTGGCCCGCGCACTGGCGCACCGCCGGCTGACCGTCATGCCGTTGTCGCTGCACGCCGCCAACGCCCTCACGGGCGCACCCCAACTGCAGCTCCTGCTGCCCGGCGGCGCACCACGCCCCGTCGAGCTGGCCCTCACCGGCCCCCTCGCCGAGGCCTCGCTGGGGGCGCTGCGCTTCGACACCGCCGTCCTCGGCTGCTGTGGGCTGAACACCGCGAACGGGCTGACGGCTTATGACCTGGCCGACGCCGCGGTCAAGCGCGCCGCGATCGCCTCGGCGCGCCGCGTCATCGCCGTTGCCGAAGCCGCCAAGTTCACGCGGACCGCCCTCGCCCATGTCATGGAGGTGTCCGCGCTGGACGCCGTCGTCACGGAGGGGTCGGCGCCGGCCGAGGAGCTCGAAGCGCTGGCTGCGGCGCAGGTGACCGTGCGACAGGTATGA
- a CDS encoding alpha/beta hydrolase, with translation MASRPRGSRPLRTLLAALVVTSVVVPVSGAARPAAVPAPAPRALAPLRDAGPDVLAERYAVNREGIRAAERMAEGHGDRARAEALRGMAGPARQFLSFDGRDGGRTTEVFGDLARAERIAVLVPGSDTNLDRYERLRSGAMALQRELGGRSAVIAWLGYETPSTVSPGVLSPARAAEAAPGLRAFAGAVAALRPTARISVLCHSYAAVVCGRAAPGLDVAHLVLFGSPGAGAENVSALRTPATVWAGRGDDDWIAHVPHGELQLPFGTVGLGADPVTPEFGARIFAAGPGGHSDYLKPGSLSLRNLARIVSGQAPSEERRDA, from the coding sequence ATGGCGTCCCGCCCGCGCGGCAGTCGTCCGCTGCGCACTCTGCTCGCCGCTCTCGTCGTCACCTCGGTGGTGGTGCCCGTCTCGGGTGCGGCCCGGCCCGCGGCCGTCCCGGCACCTGCCCCGAGGGCCCTCGCCCCGCTGCGAGACGCCGGACCCGACGTGCTCGCCGAGCGGTACGCCGTCAACCGCGAGGGCATCCGCGCGGCGGAGCGGATGGCCGAGGGCCACGGCGACCGGGCCCGGGCCGAGGCGCTGCGCGGTATGGCCGGCCCGGCGCGGCAGTTCCTGTCCTTCGACGGCCGCGACGGAGGCCGTACCACCGAGGTCTTCGGTGACCTGGCCCGGGCCGAGCGGATCGCCGTGCTGGTGCCGGGCTCGGACACCAACCTCGACAGGTACGAACGTCTCCGGTCCGGCGCCATGGCGCTCCAGCGGGAGCTGGGCGGCCGGTCCGCCGTCATCGCCTGGCTCGGGTACGAGACCCCGAGCACGGTGAGCCCCGGCGTGCTCAGCCCCGCCCGCGCGGCGGAGGCCGCTCCCGGACTCCGCGCCTTCGCCGGTGCCGTGGCGGCGCTCCGTCCCACGGCCCGGATCTCCGTGCTCTGCCATTCCTACGCCGCCGTGGTCTGCGGCCGGGCCGCACCGGGGCTCGATGTCGCCCACCTCGTGCTGTTCGGCAGCCCTGGCGCGGGTGCCGAAAACGTCTCCGCGCTGCGCACCCCGGCGACCGTGTGGGCCGGCCGGGGCGACGACGACTGGATCGCACATGTGCCGCACGGGGAGCTTCAACTCCCCTTCGGCACCGTCGGGTTGGGAGCCGATCCGGTCACGCCCGAGTTCGGCGCCCGGATCTTCGCGGCGGGCCCCGGAGGTCACAGCGACTACCTCAAGCCCGGCTCCCTGTCCCTGCGGAACCTCGCCCGGATCGTCTCTGGCCAGGCCCCTTCCGAGGAGAGACGAGATGCGTGA
- a CDS encoding acyltransferase family protein — protein MRELIRRIAAATPADRDRGVDALRALAILGVMLGHWLVTALVADSGTVRVVSPLHQLPQLTPASWLFQTLAVFFLVGGQMAAKSWAAVRARGGTYRRWLGARTVRLFRPVVAVVVVWGVVAGALLVAGAGLQTVHTLGELALSPLWFLLVFAVLTAVTPLVARLHPLWPLAVVLHIDLIRFGMGGPVWLGWANVAAGWLVPYCLGAAWARGGLRGRATGWVLLLGGAATTAGLVLWAGYPAAMVGVPGAGISNLNPPTLAAVTFGLAQCGAALLLLGPLRRILRRPAVWAAVALMNLSAMTLFLWHQTAMMAVTAVGLLTGGFLPGLHTLPDGAGWVLARLAWLPVFALALLVCWAAFRTYEHGRRGGTKVVREGRPAEARAVRSA, from the coding sequence ATGCGTGAGCTCATCCGGCGGATCGCCGCCGCCACGCCGGCCGACCGCGACCGCGGTGTCGACGCACTGCGCGCGCTCGCCATTCTCGGGGTGATGCTCGGGCACTGGCTGGTGACCGCCCTGGTCGCCGACAGCGGCACGGTGCGTGTCGTCAGCCCCCTCCACCAGCTGCCCCAACTCACCCCGGCCTCCTGGCTCTTCCAGACCCTGGCGGTCTTCTTTCTGGTGGGCGGCCAGATGGCGGCGAAGAGCTGGGCCGCCGTCCGGGCCCGGGGCGGAACGTACCGCCGATGGCTCGGCGCCCGGACGGTCCGGCTGTTCCGGCCGGTGGTGGCCGTAGTGGTGGTCTGGGGCGTGGTGGCGGGCGCGCTGCTCGTCGCCGGGGCCGGTCTGCAGACCGTCCACACACTGGGCGAACTGGCCCTGTCCCCGCTTTGGTTCCTGCTGGTCTTCGCCGTGCTGACGGCGGTGACTCCGCTGGTCGCCCGGCTCCATCCGCTGTGGCCGCTCGCCGTCGTCCTGCACATCGACCTGATCCGGTTCGGCATGGGCGGGCCGGTCTGGCTCGGCTGGGCCAATGTGGCGGCCGGCTGGCTGGTTCCGTACTGCCTGGGCGCGGCCTGGGCCCGGGGCGGGCTGCGGGGCCGGGCGACCGGGTGGGTGCTGCTGCTCGGCGGCGCCGCCACCACCGCCGGTCTCGTCCTGTGGGCCGGCTACCCGGCCGCGATGGTCGGGGTGCCCGGCGCCGGCATCTCCAACCTCAACCCGCCCACCCTCGCGGCCGTCACCTTCGGTCTCGCCCAGTGCGGGGCGGCCCTGCTGCTGCTCGGACCGCTGCGGCGCATACTCCGGCGCCCCGCCGTCTGGGCGGCGGTGGCGCTGATGAACCTTTCGGCGATGACGCTCTTCCTGTGGCACCAGACCGCCATGATGGCGGTCACCGCCGTCGGTCTGCTCACGGGCGGCTTCCTGCCCGGACTGCACACCCTTCCCGACGGTGCCGGCTGGGTCCTCGCCCGGCTGGCCTGGCTGCCGGTGTTCGCCCTGGCGCTGCTGGTGTGCTGGGCCGCGTTCCGCACCTACGAGCACGGCCGGCGCGGCGGCACCAAGGTGGTGCGGGAGGGACGTCCCGCCGAGGCCAGGGCGGTGCGGAGTGCTTAG
- a CDS encoding sensor histidine kinase: protein MRWLGRLPHAHVVLAAVLMGWLNAVQYEGDLGPAALTTALVLAALQSGAVVLALSRPVPAWWLSTLALFLARDAGPLKVSHAPLWSWSIPGIALHALVLFLLALRVRPRVAVEALGFSLLAAVSALAFMAPVPDHSIPPGAAGPVLASSAQDVTVVQDAVTLTLAVVVGASLRARRVARTQLVEQEVLTAEERARRTLLEERNRIARELHDVVAHHMSVISIQAQVAPHLVKDPTDELKENLAGIRGNAVEALTELRRVLGVLRSEDALADGVRHTPQPTLGRLDELVGTVRGAGLNVTTEITGEPRPLSPGVELSAFRIVQEALSNAIRHAPGAEVRVAIGYRTGGLTIRVANSAPDGPAPPSQGAGHGLLGMHERTAMLGGELATGPTPDGGYEVTAILPAQAAMPDDPGEFAP from the coding sequence ATGCGCTGGCTGGGCCGGCTGCCGCATGCCCATGTGGTGCTGGCGGCGGTGCTGATGGGCTGGCTCAACGCGGTGCAGTACGAGGGGGACCTCGGGCCGGCCGCGCTGACGACCGCCCTGGTGCTCGCGGCGCTCCAGTCAGGCGCCGTGGTCCTCGCACTGTCCCGTCCGGTGCCCGCCTGGTGGCTCTCGACGCTCGCGCTCTTCCTGGCCAGGGACGCCGGTCCGCTCAAGGTCAGCCACGCCCCGCTGTGGTCCTGGAGCATCCCGGGCATCGCCCTGCACGCCCTGGTGCTGTTCCTGCTCGCGCTGCGGGTCCGGCCCCGTGTCGCGGTCGAGGCACTGGGGTTCTCGCTCCTGGCGGCGGTGTCCGCCCTGGCCTTCATGGCGCCGGTACCGGACCACAGCATCCCGCCGGGTGCGGCCGGTCCGGTCCTCGCGTCCTCCGCCCAGGACGTGACGGTCGTCCAGGACGCCGTGACGCTGACGTTGGCGGTGGTGGTGGGCGCCTCACTGCGCGCCCGCCGGGTGGCCCGTACCCAACTCGTCGAGCAGGAGGTGCTCACCGCCGAGGAGCGGGCCCGGCGCACCCTGCTGGAGGAGCGCAACCGGATCGCCCGCGAGCTGCACGACGTGGTCGCCCACCACATGTCGGTGATATCGATCCAGGCGCAGGTCGCACCGCATCTGGTCAAGGACCCCACCGACGAGCTGAAGGAGAACCTCGCGGGCATCCGCGGGAACGCCGTCGAGGCACTGACCGAACTCCGGCGGGTCCTGGGCGTGCTGCGCTCGGAGGACGCCCTGGCGGACGGCGTACGGCACACCCCGCAGCCCACCCTCGGCCGGCTGGACGAGCTGGTCGGCACGGTGCGCGGAGCCGGGCTCAACGTCACCACCGAGATCACCGGCGAGCCGCGCCCGCTGTCGCCGGGAGTCGAGCTGTCCGCGTTCCGTATCGTCCAGGAAGCGCTCAGCAATGCGATCCGGCATGCGCCCGGAGCGGAGGTGCGGGTGGCCATCGGGTACCGGACCGGCGGTCTCACCATCCGGGTCGCCAACTCCGCGCCGGACGGGCCCGCCCCGCCCTCGCAGGGCGCCGGCCACGGCTTGCTGGGCATGCACGAGCGCACCGCCATGCTCGGCGGCGAACTCGCCACCGGCCCCACCCCCGACGGCGGTTACGAAGTGACCGCGATCCTGCCCGCCCAGGCCGCGATGCCTGATGACCCCGGTGAGTTTGCCCCATGA
- a CDS encoding response regulator, whose amino-acid sequence MTTIRVLIADDQMMVRQGFTVLLNAEPDIEVVGQAVDGLDALTQVAELAPDVVLMDVRMPRLGGIEATRRLTGPAGATVKVLVLTTFDLDEYVYEALRAGASGFLLKDASAEELAHAVRVVAAGEALLAPNLTKRLIAEFSRVTSSPRAPLKDRVGDLTERETEVLSLIAQGLTNGEIAERLVLAEQTVKSHVGRILGKLGLRDRTQAAVFAYETGLIRPTGY is encoded by the coding sequence ATGACGACCATCCGTGTGCTGATCGCCGATGACCAGATGATGGTCCGTCAAGGCTTCACGGTGCTGCTCAACGCCGAACCCGATATCGAGGTCGTCGGCCAGGCCGTCGACGGCCTCGACGCCCTCACCCAGGTCGCCGAACTCGCCCCGGACGTCGTCCTGATGGATGTCCGGATGCCCCGGCTCGGCGGGATCGAGGCGACCCGTCGTCTCACCGGACCGGCCGGCGCCACCGTCAAGGTCCTCGTCCTGACCACCTTCGACCTCGATGAGTACGTGTACGAGGCGCTGCGCGCGGGCGCCTCCGGTTTCCTGCTGAAGGATGCCTCGGCGGAGGAACTCGCCCACGCGGTACGGGTGGTGGCGGCCGGGGAGGCGCTGCTCGCCCCGAACCTCACCAAGCGCCTCATCGCCGAGTTCTCCCGGGTCACCAGCTCGCCCCGCGCTCCGCTCAAGGACCGTGTCGGTGACCTGACGGAACGCGAGACGGAGGTCCTGTCCCTGATAGCGCAGGGCCTGACGAACGGCGAGATCGCGGAACGGCTGGTGCTGGCGGAGCAGACCGTGAAGAGCCATGTGGGCCGGATCCTGGGCAAGTTGGGCCTGCGCGACCGGACCCAGGCCGCCGTCTTCGCGTATGAGACGGGGCTGATCCGCCCGACCGGATATTGA